One genomic window of Desulfuromonas sp. AOP6 includes the following:
- a CDS encoding IclR family transcriptional regulator, producing MSTREKESYSIQSVDNALDVLEALCEEGDEVRISQLSERLGMNKTSVFRLLATFENRGYVEREKGSGKYRLGLSAYEMGQKFLSRMHLLRKAKPVMERLVRQVNEAVYLAVPRDPFILLLDMVDTSAQVKIVSLVGNRYPIAGTAAGKVILAFRAEDSEGSNGSQVKRGREVPQLMSSEKQAIRNTGLCLDQGGLGEGVVSAAVPLFRSGGEVLGSLCCVGPDFRMTENRLQEEIFPHLKEAGDIISSKLGHLGRYFDGEHD from the coding sequence TTGTCTACCAGGGAAAAAGAATCCTACTCCATCCAGTCGGTGGATAATGCCCTGGATGTCCTTGAGGCCCTCTGTGAAGAGGGGGACGAGGTCCGCATCTCGCAGCTCAGTGAAAGACTCGGCATGAATAAAACCAGTGTCTTCCGCCTGCTGGCGACCTTCGAAAACCGTGGTTATGTCGAGCGGGAAAAGGGCTCCGGCAAATACCGTCTGGGCCTTTCCGCCTATGAAATGGGACAAAAGTTTCTGTCACGCATGCACCTGCTGCGCAAGGCCAAGCCCGTGATGGAGCGGCTTGTTCGGCAGGTCAATGAAGCCGTATATCTTGCAGTACCTCGCGACCCTTTTATTCTTCTTTTGGACATGGTCGACACCAGCGCCCAGGTCAAAATTGTCTCGCTTGTCGGCAATCGCTACCCGATTGCGGGCACGGCGGCCGGCAAGGTCATCCTGGCCTTTCGGGCCGAGGATAGTGAGGGTTCCAATGGCTCCCAGGTCAAAAGAGGTCGGGAGGTGCCGCAGCTGATGTCCTCCGAAAAACAGGCTATCCGCAACACCGGCTTATGCCTTGACCAGGGCGGTCTCGGTGAAGGCGTGGTCAGCGCGGCCGTCCCTCTATTCCGGTCGGGCGGCGAGGTGTTAGGGAGCCTCTGCTGCGTCGGTCCCGATTTTCGCATGACCGAAAATCGTCTGCAGGAAGAAATTTTTCCCCATCTCAAGGAAGCCGGTGATATTATCTCCTCCAAGCTCGGCCACCTTGGCCGTTACTTTGACGGCGAGCACGACTGA
- a CDS encoding PilZ domain-containing protein, translated as MRVFVPLKNGDKKRLDGVAKVVKDTLVEVSFVPDQLPVADIEPAQKALISLDTGDGTFSLNCSIEQVVSDEKLLLMATESISHEQKREWFRVDAAFVVKYWPVTEKGAPNGDTAMGETIDVSGGGVRIAVKECLPVRTRLRLEIEMTEPHNNITCIGRVMRVIRTFSGRSQMGVQFEDIENDERDKIVSFCLAEQRRQLRLKVQVVGTV; from the coding sequence GTGCGTGTTTTCGTCCCCTTGAAAAACGGGGACAAGAAACGACTGGACGGTGTGGCCAAGGTCGTGAAAGATACTTTGGTCGAGGTGAGTTTCGTCCCCGATCAACTCCCCGTTGCTGACATAGAACCTGCCCAAAAAGCCCTGATTTCCCTGGACACCGGTGATGGCACCTTTTCGTTGAACTGTTCGATTGAGCAGGTTGTCAGTGATGAGAAGCTGTTGCTGATGGCGACCGAATCGATCAGTCATGAACAAAAACGCGAGTGGTTTCGGGTCGATGCCGCATTTGTTGTGAAATATTGGCCGGTTACCGAAAAAGGGGCCCCCAACGGCGATACTGCCATGGGTGAGACCATTGATGTCAGTGGTGGCGGTGTGCGTATCGCGGTCAAAGAGTGTTTGCCCGTGAGAACGCGTCTGCGCCTGGAGATTGAGATGACCGAACCTCATAATAATATCACCTGTATCGGGCGGGTCATGCGGGTGATCCGCACTTTCAGTGGCCGTTCGCAGATGGGGGTGCAGTTTGAGGATATTGAGAACGACGAAAGGGATAAAATCGTCTCGTTTTGTCTGGCCGAACAGCGGCGTCAGTTGCGCTTGAAGGTGCAGGTGGTGGGGACGGTTTAG
- a CDS encoding EscU/YscU/HrcU family type III secretion system export apparatus switch protein, with protein sequence MSESKPMKKAVALQYDREKTAAPRVVASGRGEIAERILQSAKEAGLPVREDADLLEVLARIPVGEEIPEDLYQAVAEILAFVYRVNGRYKEKAGA encoded by the coding sequence ATGAGTGAGAGCAAGCCGATGAAAAAAGCTGTGGCGCTGCAGTATGACCGGGAAAAAACGGCGGCACCGCGTGTTGTCGCCAGCGGTCGCGGTGAGATTGCTGAGCGTATCCTGCAATCGGCCAAAGAAGCTGGCCTGCCGGTACGGGAAGATGCCGATCTGCTGGAGGTTCTGGCTCGTATTCCGGTCGGTGAGGAGATACCCGAGGACCTTTATCAGGCGGTGGCTGAAATTCTGGCCTTTGTTTACCGGGTCAATGGTCGTTATAAAGAGAAAGCCGGCGCCTGA
- a CDS encoding sodium/substrate symporter small subunit → MTARQRVTVNFFRPVHRSMRRETAVAKTILLLWALLSFGVPLVIWLAGLGDPRGLGESFFTRSRFLGFPLHYWLVAQGCTIGYVLLCKLYCFLWERHVAQQRIAPPALRRN, encoded by the coding sequence ATGACGGCACGACAAAGAGTGACGGTCAATTTCTTTCGCCCTGTGCACCGGAGTATGCGAAGGGAAACGGCCGTTGCCAAAACCATCCTTCTGCTCTGGGCCCTTTTGAGTTTCGGCGTTCCCCTCGTTATCTGGCTCGCCGGGCTGGGCGATCCCAGGGGTCTGGGCGAGTCGTTCTTTACCCGCTCACGATTTCTGGGTTTCCCCCTGCACTACTGGCTGGTGGCCCAGGGCTGCACCATCGGCTATGTACTTTTGTGCAAGCTCTACTGCTTTCTCTGGGAACGCCACGTGGCCCAGCAGCGGATCGCCCCACCAGCGCTGAGGAGAAACTGA
- a CDS encoding putative nucleotidyltransferase substrate binding domain-containing protein translates to MSLIRHLKDTEPFNHLPDEIFQEISSAAVVRKYPANYHIFHQNDPPTGYLYVIKTGLIEIVVTTPGGSDMVVDYRKEGTFFGGTPIFTGEPYTGGARTVKGTECYLIPQDILKRAEKDHPQLSAYFARIVHSRVRQLYSEMVTDYTQKAMTQVEAYPFKKRLSEIMVTTVVTCEADETAQQVARRLMEKKISSVLVLDEKSRPCGIITEKDLVYKVIAPEHTNGQILRARDIMTAHPYTMAPDTYMYEAMAYMTGHRIKHLPVVDRGEMVGIVTLRDLLRYRSQKAMVLVGNIRDESTLAGLAAIRREIVTVARGLLSETRSTPEVMEIISYIHHGIIRRAYEICLDQHLAEGNILPDIRYCFLIMGSGGRREMLLGPDQDHGFIFENVSDERLPEIEGFFAPLAEKIVQALAQIGYPLCSGKVMVNNPAWRGRLQDWEERIADWVHDPEPQKVRYSSIFFDFSPLVGDPTLAQDLRDTVHHLIREFPGFLYHVMSLDLRYKVPVGLLGRFIVDKSGEHEGELSLKQGGIVYIVDCIRMFTLEKEINRITTLDRLKALVENHVFSAETAEHIRAAFEALIFLRLRHEIAMVEQGRPPSHHLDPYALAKNEQDLLKESFNAVSKLQDATKRHFAKTPF, encoded by the coding sequence ATGAGTCTCATCAGACATCTCAAAGACACCGAGCCCTTCAATCACCTGCCCGATGAAATTTTTCAGGAGATAAGCAGCGCTGCCGTCGTGCGAAAATATCCGGCCAACTATCACATCTTTCATCAGAACGATCCGCCGACGGGCTACCTCTATGTTATCAAGACGGGGCTGATCGAGATTGTCGTCACCACCCCCGGCGGTTCGGATATGGTGGTGGACTACCGCAAGGAAGGGACCTTTTTCGGCGGCACCCCCATCTTTACCGGCGAGCCCTATACGGGTGGCGCCCGTACCGTCAAGGGGACGGAATGCTACCTCATCCCTCAGGATATTCTCAAACGGGCCGAGAAAGACCATCCTCAGTTGAGCGCCTACTTCGCCCGCATTGTCCATTCGCGCGTGCGCCAACTCTACTCGGAGATGGTCACCGACTACACCCAGAAGGCCATGACCCAGGTCGAAGCCTATCCCTTTAAAAAACGGCTGTCGGAGATCATGGTGACGACAGTAGTGACTTGCGAGGCCGATGAAACAGCCCAGCAAGTGGCCCGTCGACTGATGGAGAAGAAGATCAGCTCCGTCCTCGTTCTCGACGAAAAGAGCCGGCCCTGCGGCATCATCACCGAAAAAGACCTGGTGTATAAGGTCATCGCTCCTGAGCACACCAACGGCCAGATCTTGCGCGCCCGCGACATCATGACCGCCCACCCCTACACTATGGCGCCCGATACCTACATGTACGAAGCCATGGCCTATATGACCGGCCACCGCATCAAACATCTGCCCGTGGTCGATCGCGGCGAGATGGTGGGCATCGTCACCTTGCGCGACCTGCTGCGCTATCGCAGCCAAAAAGCCATGGTACTGGTCGGCAATATCAGGGACGAATCAACCCTGGCAGGGCTGGCTGCCATCCGCCGGGAAATCGTCACCGTGGCCCGCGGCCTGCTGTCGGAGACGCGCAGTACCCCGGAGGTCATGGAGATCATCTCCTACATTCATCATGGCATCATCCGGCGCGCATACGAAATATGCCTGGACCAGCACCTGGCCGAAGGGAACATTCTCCCCGACATCCGCTACTGCTTTCTCATTATGGGCAGCGGCGGCCGCCGTGAGATGCTGCTCGGCCCGGATCAGGACCACGGTTTTATCTTCGAAAATGTCTCCGATGAACGTCTGCCGGAGATTGAGGGATTTTTCGCCCCCCTGGCCGAAAAGATCGTCCAGGCTCTGGCCCAGATCGGCTACCCGCTGTGCAGCGGCAAGGTCATGGTCAACAACCCGGCCTGGCGCGGCCGCCTGCAGGATTGGGAGGAGCGCATTGCCGACTGGGTACATGACCCCGAACCGCAGAAAGTGCGTTATTCTTCTATCTTTTTCGACTTTTCTCCCCTGGTGGGCGACCCGACCCTGGCTCAGGATCTGCGGGATACGGTGCACCATCTCATCCGGGAATTCCCAGGCTTTCTCTATCACGTCATGTCACTGGATCTGCGCTACAAGGTGCCGGTGGGACTGCTGGGGAGGTTCATCGTCGACAAAAGCGGCGAGCACGAAGGGGAACTTTCCCTCAAGCAGGGCGGCATTGTCTATATCGTCGACTGCATCCGCATGTTCACCCTGGAGAAGGAAATCAACCGCATTACCACCCTTGACCGCCTCAAGGCCCTGGTGGAAAATCACGTCTTTTCCGCCGAGACGGCCGAACACATCCGGGCCGCCTTTGAGGCCCTCATCTTCCTGCGTCTTCGCCATGAGATCGCCATGGTGGAGCAAGGACGGCCGCCGAGCCACCACCTCGACCCCTACGCCCTGGCCAAAAACGAGCAGGACCTGCTCAAGGAGTCCTTCAACGCCGTCAGCAAACTACAGGACGCCACCAAACGCCACTTCGCCAAGACGCCCTTTTAG
- a CDS encoding tetratricopeptide repeat protein: protein MTNAMSMEDRLLEKGETFFAKGSLDLAVQMFREVLDLNPRRKEAHNNLGCVFFEQGVLDKAEENLLRAYAQDCDYLNAVDNLSELYKQMKNHRRELFFRQEAVKIEQDNPARWNALALCWLELGNAAEVQKAFEKSLSLHGDQPQIRTLLDELVSIGAEAAAV, encoded by the coding sequence ATGACCAACGCGATGAGCATGGAAGACAGGTTGCTTGAAAAAGGAGAGACCTTTTTTGCGAAAGGATCCCTCGATCTGGCCGTACAGATGTTTCGAGAGGTGTTGGATTTGAATCCACGCCGAAAAGAGGCGCACAACAATCTGGGGTGCGTTTTTTTCGAACAGGGAGTGCTGGACAAGGCGGAAGAGAATCTTCTCAGGGCTTATGCTCAGGACTGTGACTATCTCAATGCCGTCGATAACCTCTCTGAACTGTACAAGCAGATGAAAAATCATCGTCGTGAACTGTTCTTTCGGCAGGAGGCAGTCAAAATCGAACAGGATAATCCTGCCCGCTGGAATGCTCTGGCGCTGTGCTGGCTTGAACTGGGCAATGCCGCCGAAGTGCAGAAGGCTTTTGAGAAATCCCTTTCTCTCCATGGTGACCAGCCGCAGATTCGTACCTTGCTTGACGAACTGGTCTCAATCGGGGCTGAAGCCGCCGCCGTGTGA
- a CDS encoding VC_2705 family sodium/solute symporter, protein MSRLLSHTAAALTILLATALPAFAVGEEIYQVEPGFKMIPAVILLILLAVYIGVGFLSKVSETSGYWVAGRGIGKIGNGAAIASDWMSAASFMGVAGLLYLKGWFGLGYILGWTGGYVLLLTLLAAQIRRFGKYTIPEFLGDRYDSHAVRLISAAVTVIIAITYATAQFKGIGLICGWIFGIDYTASVLLAAGVVLTYMLISGMRGVTRNQQIQYVVLISAFLIPLWLLIKKAGGIGWLPQLEYGAILSGLMDGKVASGQLSAEALDQLRKDFLPWGMGNIYQFIALAFTLMVGTAGLPHIMIRFYTVKNEDIARKSVLWGLFFIGLLYWSSPVYAAMGKFWNPLGGKAVADVIILSAPERAGLGIPFIGYLAGGAMAAGLSTVAGLLVAGASAIAHDWYATVFKPDCTDREALHVGRIFTVIICAIVVIAALNPPALIAQIVAMAFAIAGNTIFPAAVLAVWYGKANKYGALAGIIFGLTLTLTAMAGWIAGIPLFGPEGLLPATSSSLIVCPLAFLINILVSNLTDERVSDESATRMDNILRKLHNLPGYVDEDERDVSSATKTP, encoded by the coding sequence ATGTCGCGGCTCCTTTCCCACACAGCGGCCGCCCTGACTATCCTGCTGGCCACCGCCCTGCCCGCCTTCGCGGTCGGCGAAGAGATTTACCAGGTGGAACCGGGCTTCAAGATGATCCCGGCGGTCATTCTGCTCATCCTGCTCGCTGTCTATATCGGCGTCGGCTTTCTCTCCAAGGTATCCGAGACCTCCGGCTACTGGGTGGCCGGGCGGGGAATTGGCAAAATCGGCAACGGCGCCGCCATCGCCTCGGACTGGATGTCAGCGGCCTCCTTCATGGGCGTAGCCGGTCTGCTCTACCTGAAAGGCTGGTTCGGGCTGGGCTACATTCTCGGCTGGACCGGCGGCTACGTGCTGCTGCTTACCCTGCTGGCAGCGCAAATCCGCCGCTTCGGCAAGTACACCATCCCTGAGTTTCTCGGGGATCGTTACGACAGCCACGCCGTCCGCCTCATCTCGGCGGCCGTGACCGTTATCATCGCCATCACCTACGCCACCGCTCAGTTCAAGGGCATCGGCCTCATCTGCGGCTGGATTTTCGGCATCGACTACACGGCCAGCGTCCTTCTCGCTGCCGGTGTCGTCCTCACCTACATGCTCATCTCCGGCATGCGGGGGGTCACCCGCAATCAGCAGATTCAGTATGTCGTTCTCATCTCCGCCTTCCTGATTCCGCTCTGGCTTCTCATCAAAAAGGCCGGCGGCATCGGCTGGCTGCCACAGCTTGAGTACGGCGCCATCCTCTCCGGCCTCATGGACGGCAAGGTCGCTTCCGGACAGCTTTCGGCGGAAGCCCTGGATCAACTCCGGAAAGACTTTCTTCCCTGGGGCATGGGGAATATCTACCAGTTCATCGCCCTCGCTTTTACCCTCATGGTCGGCACCGCCGGACTCCCCCACATCATGATCCGCTTCTACACGGTCAAGAACGAGGATATCGCCCGCAAGTCGGTGCTGTGGGGACTCTTCTTCATCGGCCTGCTCTACTGGTCCTCCCCCGTCTACGCCGCCATGGGTAAATTCTGGAACCCTCTGGGCGGCAAAGCGGTGGCGGATGTCATCATTCTTTCCGCCCCCGAACGAGCCGGCCTTGGCATTCCCTTTATCGGCTATCTGGCCGGAGGAGCCATGGCCGCCGGTCTCTCCACCGTCGCCGGTCTGCTGGTCGCCGGCGCCTCGGCGATAGCCCACGACTGGTATGCCACTGTCTTCAAGCCCGACTGCACCGACCGGGAGGCGCTGCACGTCGGCCGCATCTTCACGGTCATCATCTGTGCCATCGTGGTCATCGCCGCCCTCAACCCGCCGGCCCTCATCGCCCAGATCGTCGCCATGGCCTTCGCCATTGCCGGCAACACCATCTTCCCGGCCGCTGTCCTCGCCGTCTGGTACGGCAAGGCCAACAAATACGGCGCCCTGGCCGGCATCATTTTCGGCCTCACCCTGACCCTCACGGCCATGGCCGGCTGGATTGCCGGCATTCCCCTGTTCGGTCCCGAAGGGCTGCTGCCGGCCACCTCGTCGTCTCTCATCGTCTGCCCCCTGGCCTTTCTCATCAATATTCTCGTTTCCAACCTCACGGATGAACGGGTCAGCGATGAGTCTGCCACGCGCATGGACAATATTCTGCGCAAGTTGCACAACCTGCCAGGTTATGTGGATGAGGATGAAAGGGATGTCTCCTCCGCGACAAAGACCCCCTAA
- the fliS gene encoding flagellar export chaperone FliS, translating to MNAYFNQYQNTQVSTASREQILLMLYDGAIRFVRQAEEAMLDKNFSKKTQMINKAMAIISEFSATLDFEVGGEIAHNLYALYDYMNRELIKGNISNDPGHLQIVHKLLTELRETWAEAVEIYRKEKMADKNVTASSQKSISEGRTLAVSL from the coding sequence ATGAATGCTTATTTTAACCAATATCAAAACACCCAGGTTTCTACGGCTTCACGAGAGCAGATCCTGCTTATGCTCTACGATGGAGCTATCCGTTTTGTCCGGCAGGCCGAAGAGGCCATGCTGGACAAAAATTTCAGTAAAAAAACGCAGATGATCAACAAAGCCATGGCCATTATCAGTGAGTTTTCCGCCACCCTTGACTTTGAAGTAGGCGGCGAAATCGCCCATAACCTTTATGCCTTGTACGACTATATGAACCGAGAGCTGATCAAGGGAAATATCAGCAATGATCCCGGTCATCTGCAGATCGTTCATAAGCTTTTGACCGAGTTGAGGGAAACCTGGGCCGAAGCCGTGGAAATTTATCGCAAGGAAAAAATGGCCGATAAAAATGTCACGGCATCCTCCCAGAAAAGTATAAGCGAAGGGCGAACCCTGGCGGTGTCGCTGTAG
- the ubiE gene encoding bifunctional demethylmenaquinone methyltransferase/2-methoxy-6-polyprenyl-1,4-benzoquinol methylase UbiE, which produces MFKLSDKGRGIREMFDTIAPRYDLLNRLLSLGIDRRWRAFAVRQLQIPENGRVLDVATGTGDVALEIAARTPDSVRIVGEDLTQGMLRVGQEKIAASAFAHRIFLVNAPCEAMPHPASVFDGVTIAFGIRNVVDRLAGLQEMVRVLKPSGRAVILEFSNPRSRLFKALYYFYFRQVLPFIGGLLSKRSAYQYLPDSVLEFPDQETFKGMMAEAGFTELRHFDLTFGIATVYVGVRP; this is translated from the coding sequence ATGTTCAAGTTGTCTGACAAAGGGCGCGGTATCCGCGAGATGTTTGACACCATCGCCCCCCGCTACGATCTCCTCAATCGTCTTCTTTCGCTGGGTATCGACCGCCGCTGGCGGGCCTTTGCCGTAAGACAGTTGCAGATACCCGAGAACGGACGCGTTCTCGACGTGGCGACGGGAACGGGGGATGTCGCCCTGGAAATCGCCGCCCGCACTCCCGATTCGGTGCGCATCGTCGGCGAAGATCTGACCCAGGGCATGCTTCGTGTCGGCCAGGAGAAGATCGCCGCTTCCGCCTTTGCCCACCGCATCTTTCTGGTCAACGCGCCCTGTGAGGCCATGCCACATCCGGCGTCCGTCTTCGATGGCGTTACCATCGCCTTCGGTATCCGTAATGTGGTCGATCGCCTGGCGGGACTGCAGGAGATGGTGCGGGTGCTCAAGCCGAGTGGTCGGGCCGTCATTCTCGAATTCTCCAACCCCCGCAGCCGTCTGTTCAAGGCTCTTTACTACTTTTATTTTCGGCAGGTTCTGCCTTTTATCGGCGGCCTGCTCTCCAAACGCAGCGCCTACCAATATTTGCCCGATTCCGTTCTCGAATTCCCCGATCAGGAAACCTTCAAGGGGATGATGGCCGAGGCCGGCTTCACCGAACTGCGCCATTTCGACCTCACCTTCGGCATTGCCACGGTCTACGTCGGGGTGCGACCCTGA
- a CDS encoding diguanylate cyclase, protein MHSSALIVAPSSPRRQALADVLSATGLFADVRMTADGPTALESTSLRQVAMIFCQQQGLTADSLGWLKSLKKREELSDIPVVVLMEKGGAKERVLALDLGACDCLPTDICDQEMAARIRSHLRQKERMDHLRQVKSDLARLALTDSLTHLYNRAFFDVTLEAELARSVRTGKPFSLMLLDLDHFKKVNDTYGHPQGDRVLQEVAKCLGRTVRRTDTPCRYGGEEFALILPETNAPQAFTLASRIHKSLQAVSAGFSLHGHPITISIGLTCIVGDAAISPQDMVEQADCALYAAKRKGRNRTEMFTPEDAFLDFLPPHASSAGEYAFA, encoded by the coding sequence ATGCACAGTTCAGCTCTTATTGTCGCTCCATCATCTCCCAGACGCCAGGCTCTGGCAGACGTTCTCAGCGCTACCGGACTTTTTGCAGACGTCCGCATGACAGCCGATGGACCAACAGCTCTGGAGTCTACGAGTCTGCGACAGGTCGCCATGATCTTCTGCCAACAGCAGGGGCTCACGGCAGACAGTCTGGGTTGGCTGAAATCCTTGAAAAAAAGAGAAGAGTTGAGCGATATCCCGGTTGTTGTCCTGATGGAAAAGGGAGGAGCCAAGGAACGGGTTCTTGCTCTCGACCTCGGCGCCTGTGACTGCCTGCCCACCGATATCTGCGACCAGGAAATGGCCGCGCGTATCCGGTCCCACCTGCGCCAGAAGGAAAGGATGGATCACCTTCGCCAGGTCAAAAGCGATCTGGCCCGCCTGGCGCTGACGGACTCCCTGACCCATCTGTACAATCGCGCCTTTTTTGACGTTACCCTCGAAGCTGAACTTGCCCGCAGCGTACGGACCGGCAAACCCTTCTCTCTCATGCTCCTCGACCTGGACCACTTCAAAAAGGTCAACGACACCTATGGCCATCCTCAAGGCGACAGGGTTCTGCAGGAAGTGGCCAAGTGCCTCGGGCGCACAGTCCGTCGTACCGACACACCCTGCCGTTACGGCGGCGAAGAGTTTGCTCTTATTCTGCCTGAAACCAACGCTCCCCAAGCCTTCACGCTCGCCAGTCGTATACACAAAAGCCTGCAGGCCGTCAGTGCTGGGTTCAGCCTGCATGGCCACCCCATCACCATCAGCATAGGCCTGACCTGCATTGTTGGCGATGCAGCCATCTCACCGCAGGATATGGTTGAACAGGCGGACTGCGCCCTCTATGCCGCCAAACGCAAGGGCCGCAACCGCACCGAGATGTTCACCCCCGAAGATGCCTTCCTCGATTTTCTTCCCCCCCACGCCTCCTCAGCGGGAGAATATGCCTTCGCCTGA
- a CDS encoding chemotaxis protein CheW, translating to MTENARGHNFLEADATGEEDTMENKFLTFHLGKEDYGIEIRYVTEIIGVQKITDVPDMPDYIKGVINLRGKVIPVMDVRARFKLPARAYDDRTCIIVVQYNETAVGLVVDEVSEVANIASDQIEPPPRTNRGKSSRFFKGMGKMEEDVKILLDVERLLYDEERLSAGQGDQV from the coding sequence ATGACGGAAAATGCAAGGGGACACAACTTTCTCGAGGCTGACGCCACCGGGGAAGAGGACACCATGGAGAACAAGTTTCTCACCTTTCATCTGGGTAAAGAGGACTACGGGATTGAAATTCGCTATGTCACGGAGATCATCGGTGTGCAGAAGATCACCGATGTGCCTGACATGCCCGACTACATCAAGGGCGTGATCAATCTGCGCGGCAAGGTCATCCCCGTGATGGACGTGCGGGCCCGCTTCAAATTGCCCGCCCGGGCATACGATGATCGAACCTGCATTATTGTCGTTCAGTATAACGAGACGGCTGTGGGACTGGTCGTGGATGAAGTGAGCGAGGTGGCCAACATTGCCAGTGATCAGATCGAGCCGCCGCCGCGAACCAACCGTGGGAAGAGTAGCCGTTTTTTCAAAGGTATGGGCAAGATGGAAGAAGATGTGAAGATTCTGCTCGATGTGGAGCGTCTGCTCTATGACGAGGAGCGCTTAAGTGCGGGGCAGGGGGACCAGGTTTAG
- a CDS encoding isochorismatase family cysteine hydrolase: MKQALLVIDMLNDFVRPGAPLEVPNARHILPGLQARVQEARAGGVPVVFICDAHAADDREFERMGWPPHAVRGSEGAQIVSELSPQPGEEVVEKTTYSGFYGTELEAVLTEMGAQELVLTGCVTNICIFYTAADAVMRGYRVRVPRQLVADIEAVDGRFALEQMEKVLGVMVE, from the coding sequence GTGAAACAGGCTTTGCTCGTTATCGACATGCTCAACGACTTTGTGCGACCGGGCGCTCCCCTGGAAGTTCCCAATGCCCGGCATATTCTGCCCGGGTTGCAGGCGCGCGTACAGGAGGCCCGCGCCGGAGGTGTTCCTGTCGTTTTTATCTGTGATGCTCACGCCGCCGACGATCGCGAATTCGAGCGTATGGGCTGGCCTCCCCATGCCGTGCGCGGCAGCGAGGGGGCCCAGATTGTCTCGGAACTGTCCCCGCAACCGGGTGAAGAGGTGGTGGAAAAGACGACCTACTCGGGTTTTTACGGAACAGAGCTTGAGGCGGTACTGACAGAAATGGGGGCGCAGGAACTGGTGCTGACCGGCTGCGTGACCAATATCTGCATCTTTTACACCGCTGCCGATGCAGTTATGAGAGGATACCGGGTTCGCGTACCCCGGCAGCTCGTGGCCGATATCGAGGCCGTCGATGGACGTTTTGCGCTGGAGCAGATGGAAAAAGTACTTGGCGTGATGGTGGAGTGA
- a CDS encoding (deoxy)nucleoside triphosphate pyrophosphohydrolase, which yields MNSLPLIVTAGIVTHKGRILITRRPGGSKHAGMWEFPGGKLDPGESPQQGLRRELMEELSLEVETGDIYEVVYHLYDWGPVLILAYLCRPLSPTVQNIQVSEHRWVLPEELNDFNILPADRPIIEKLQAKPAGAAGEI from the coding sequence ATGAACAGTCTCCCCCTCATCGTCACCGCCGGCATCGTCACCCATAAAGGCCGCATTCTCATCACCCGCCGCCCGGGCGGAAGCAAACATGCCGGCATGTGGGAATTTCCTGGCGGCAAACTGGACCCCGGCGAGTCCCCACAGCAAGGCCTGCGTCGGGAACTTATGGAAGAGTTGTCGCTTGAGGTCGAAACAGGTGATATCTACGAGGTGGTGTATCACCTGTATGATTGGGGTCCGGTGCTGATCCTGGCCTATCTGTGCCGGCCCTTGAGCCCTACCGTGCAGAACATTCAGGTCTCGGAGCACCGCTGGGTGCTGCCGGAAGAATTGAACGACTTCAACATACTGCCAGCAGATCGTCCCATTATTGAAAAACTTCAAGCGAAGCCTGCAGGTGCCGCAGGCGAAATCTGA